One genomic region from Cydia amplana chromosome Z, ilCydAmpl1.1, whole genome shotgun sequence encodes:
- the LOC134660736 gene encoding transmembrane protein 208 codes for MPPPPKKAPTKGAKQILSENTATVLFYRNMALAASAFYGILTGALYYDQLTGWIIFLNVFVLVIYIGCYRMMTYISRPTYGDNSQLIDPGLDLNMEGGMGEHVKDIVILTSITHVLAVGSNYFWLLLVLLPLRAFWLLWTNILGPWFFQEAPQDTEQSEKKQKKLERKMKRYQQ; via the exons ATGCCACCA CCACCAAAAAAGGCGCCTACAAAAGGTGCTAAGCAAATCCTCAGTGAAAATACAGCTACAGTTCTTTTCTACCGCAATATGGCCTTAGCTGCTAGTGCGTTTTACGGCATTTTGACCGGCGCATTGTACTACGATCAACTCACTGGATGGATTATT TTTCTGAACGTGTTTGTGTTGGTGATTTACATCGGGTGCTACCGCATGATGACATACATCAGCCGGCCGACTTACGGGGACAACAGCCAGCTCATTGATCCGGGCCTCGACTTGAACATGGAGGGTGGGATGGGAGA GCACGTGAAAGACATAGTGATCCTAACATCCATAACGCACGTGCTCGCCGTCGGGTCCAACTACTTCTGGCTGCTGTTGGTCCTGCTGCCGCTGCGAGCCTTCTGGCTCCTCTGGACCAACATCCTCGGCCCCTGGTTCTTCCAAGAGGCGCCACAGGACACGGAACAGAGTGAAAAGAAACAGAAAAAGTTGGAAAGGAAAATGAAGCGGTATCAGCAATAG